From Chloracidobacterium thermophilum B:
TCCCGACATCTTCGGCCCGCTGCCCCAGCCGCGCCGGGCTAACAGCCTTGGCTCCGGCGTCGTCGTCAGCCCCGACGGCTACCTGCTCACCAACCACCACGTCGTGGACGGCGCCAGCGACATCAAGGTGACGTTTGCCGACGGACGCAGCCTCAAGGCCAAACTCGTCGGCACCGACCCCAAAACCGACATTGCCGTTCTCAAAGTGGATGAAAAGAACCTGCCGGCCATCCCGCTTGGCGATTCCAACCAGCTCGAAGTCGGTGATTTTGTCCTGGCCATCGGCAATCCCTTCGACCTCGGTCAGACGGTGACCTTCGGCATCGTCAGCGCCCTGGGCCGGGGCAACCTTGGCATTGAAACCTACGAAGACTTCATCCAGACCGACGCCGCCATCAACCCCGGCAACTCCGGCGGTGCACTTGTCAATCTTCAGGGCAAGCTCATCGGCATCAACACGGCCATCATTGCCCGTGGTGCCCAGGGCAACCAGGGCATCGGCTTTGCTGTCCCCATCAACATGGCACGGCTGGTCATGGAGCAGCTCATCAGCAAGGGGCGCGTCGTACGCGGCTACCTGGGCGTCACCCTGCAGGACCTCAATGAGGCCCTCGCCAAACAGTTCGGTGTCACCGGCAACCGGGGCGTGGTTATTACCGATGTCGCAGCCGACAGCCCGGCCAGCCGGGCCGGACTTCAGCCGGGCGACGTGATTCTGGAATTCAACGGGCAACCCGTCCGCGACCTGCGCACCCTGCGGCTGACCGTGGCCCAAACCCCTCCCGGCACGACCGTCCAGCTCAGGATTCTCCGCAACAAGACGCCACGTGACATCACCGCCAAGCTCGATGAACTTCCCGAAGACCAACCCCTGGGTGCTCTGCCGGGAGGTGGTGAGGATGACCGTCCCAATGCTCCGGCCGGAAGCGCCCTGCCGGGCGTGACCGTCGGCGAGTTGTCCCCGGCGGTCCGCAGCCGTCTCAACCTCAAGAGCGGGGTTCTTGTGCGGGCCGTCCAGCCGGGCAGCGCGGCGGCCGAAGCCGGTCTGCAGCGCGATGACATCATCCTCCAGGTCAACCAGCAGCCCGTCTCCAGTGTCGCCGCCTTTGACGCGGCCGTGCGCCAGAGCCAGGGCGAGGTGCTGTTGCGCATCTTCCGGGGCGGCGCCAAGCTGTTCCTGGTCGTTCCACGGGATCGCAACTGACCCGGTTCCGGCGTGGCTTGGCGTCCAGCTTCCTCCATCGCTCCGTGAGCGGCCCCTGGGCGGGTCCGCTCACGGAACCGGCCCCTGCAGCCCACGAACAGGCAGCCGGAAGAGGACTTGTCGCTCCCTGCCGGCCACACTACCCTAGC
This genomic window contains:
- a CDS encoding DegQ family serine endoprotease — encoded protein: MTHYQTIVPSQLARTLTTHTLHLKTWLAVSLLTLTALLGGIGGTVAARWLTPATTASAPPPPTPAADRPAATETLPVTGLSPVVKATLPAVVNISTTKATRGQLDPGLGLPFFPDIFGPLPQPRRANSLGSGVVVSPDGYLLTNHHVVDGASDIKVTFADGRSLKAKLVGTDPKTDIAVLKVDEKNLPAIPLGDSNQLEVGDFVLAIGNPFDLGQTVTFGIVSALGRGNLGIETYEDFIQTDAAINPGNSGGALVNLQGKLIGINTAIIARGAQGNQGIGFAVPINMARLVMEQLISKGRVVRGYLGVTLQDLNEALAKQFGVTGNRGVVITDVAADSPASRAGLQPGDVILEFNGQPVRDLRTLRLTVAQTPPGTTVQLRILRNKTPRDITAKLDELPEDQPLGALPGGGEDDRPNAPAGSALPGVTVGELSPAVRSRLNLKSGVLVRAVQPGSAAAEAGLQRDDIILQVNQQPVSSVAAFDAAVRQSQGEVLLRIFRGGAKLFLVVPRDRN